From the Lolium rigidum isolate FL_2022 chromosome 2, APGP_CSIRO_Lrig_0.1, whole genome shotgun sequence genome, one window contains:
- the LOC124690233 gene encoding RING-H2 finger protein ATL79-like, with protein sequence MTHRSNHTAASPPANNATAPSPRRPAPLPPSPGDAAWGPYASSRAFLSNVATILIILACVSLLAFSLHAAARCLLRLLARRRAAPKPVPAAAGWSAEAGGTGVQLAGGWADAECAICLSELVAAEGGERVRVLPACGHGFHGACVDGWLAARASCPTCRAPSRLSQAGEP encoded by the coding sequence ATGACGCACCGGAGCAACCACACCGCCGCGTCGCCCCCGGCGAACAACGCCACGGCCCCGTCTCCCCGGCGGCCGGCGCCGCTGCCTCCATCCCCCGGCGACGCCGCGTGGGGGCCCTACGCGAGCTCCAGAGCGTTCCTCTCGAACGTGGCCACCATCCTCATCATCCTGGCCTGCGTCTCCCTCCTCGCCTTCtccctccacgccgccgcccgctgcctcctccgcctcctcgcccgccgccgcgcggCTCCCaagcccgtgcccgccgccgccggctggtCCGCGGAGGCCGGCGGGACCGGGGTTCAGCTGGCCGGCGGGTGGGCCGACGCGGAGTGCGCCATCTGCCTCTCGgagctggtggcggcggagggcggcgagCGCGTCCGCGTGCTCCCGGCGTGCGGCCACGGCTTCCACGGCGCCTGCGTCGACGGCTGGCTCGCGGCGCGCGCGTCCTGCCCCACCTGCCGCGCGCCGTCCCGCCTGTCCCAGGCAGGAGAGCCCTAG